A portion of the Blastochloris tepida genome contains these proteins:
- a CDS encoding AzlC family ABC transporter permease encodes MAEPSSDPSDRPRNTALAAGIRVAFGPPMLVLMASFVGFGGLAHDAGWPLPAAVLATLLVWAMPGQVVLLGAVAAGSSPLAALLAVSLSAVRLMPMVVSLMPVLRAPRMNVGAQFWCAHFVAQTVWVESFRHLPDIPRAERPGFYLGMSYALIVASAAATALGHVVAGRLAEPLVIGLVFLPPVFFLLSLERTARSVVEKLAFASGLVLGPVMAVMAPDFDLMLTGAIGGAVAFAVGLAWERRA; translated from the coding sequence ATGGCCGAGCCGTCCTCCGATCCCTCCGACCGCCCGCGCAATACGGCGCTCGCCGCCGGCATCCGCGTCGCCTTCGGCCCGCCGATGCTGGTGCTGATGGCCTCCTTCGTCGGCTTCGGCGGTCTGGCGCACGATGCCGGCTGGCCGCTGCCGGCCGCGGTGCTGGCGACGCTTCTGGTGTGGGCGATGCCGGGGCAGGTGGTGCTGCTCGGGGCCGTCGCCGCCGGTTCGTCGCCGCTCGCCGCGCTGCTGGCGGTGTCGCTGTCGGCGGTGCGGCTGATGCCGATGGTGGTGTCGCTGATGCCGGTGCTGCGGGCGCCGCGCATGAATGTCGGCGCGCAGTTCTGGTGCGCCCATTTTGTGGCGCAGACGGTTTGGGTGGAGTCCTTCCGCCATCTGCCCGACATTCCGCGCGCCGAGCGGCCGGGCTTCTATCTCGGCATGTCCTATGCGCTGATCGTCGCCTCGGCGGCGGCGACGGCGCTCGGCCATGTGGTCGCCGGCCGGCTGGCCGAGCCGCTGGTGATCGGGCTGGTGTTCCTGCCGCCGGTGTTCTTTCTCCTGTCGCTGGAGCGAACGGCGCGAAGTGTCGTCGAGAAGCTGGCGTTCGCCTCCGGCCTCGTGCTCGGGCCGGTGATGGCGGTCATGGCGCCCGATTTCGACCTGATGCTCACCGGCGCGATCGGCGGCGCGGTGGCGTTCGCCGTGGGCCTCGCCTGGGAGCGCCGGGCATGA
- a CDS encoding AzlD domain-containing protein: MSDPGMSDPGMSDLAIYAMVLAAAAVTYVWRFLGIAVANRIDDRSLGFRFVRAVATAMVAGLAARMVLFPTGGLAAIPLALRLVAVGVGAGAYAATGRSVTAGLIAADAVIIAGAWWLGLGSG; this comes from the coding sequence ATGAGCGATCCTGGCATGAGCGATCCTGGCATGAGCGACCTTGCCATCTATGCGATGGTGCTGGCGGCGGCCGCGGTCACCTATGTCTGGCGGTTTCTCGGCATCGCCGTGGCGAACCGCATCGACGACCGCAGCCTCGGCTTCCGCTTCGTGCGGGCGGTGGCCACCGCGATGGTGGCCGGGCTGGCGGCGCGGATGGTGCTGTTCCCGACCGGCGGGCTCGCCGCCATTCCGCTGGCGCTGCGGCTCGTCGCGGTGGGGGTGGGGGCCGGCGCCTACGCCGCCACCGGCCGCTCGGTGACCGCCGGTCTGATCGCCGCGGATGCGGTGATCATCGCCGGAGCATGGTGGCTTGGTCTGGGGTCCGGCTGA